One genomic segment of Ipomoea triloba cultivar NCNSP0323 chromosome 9, ASM357664v1 includes these proteins:
- the LOC116029324 gene encoding aldehyde oxidase GLOX isoform X1, with amino-acid sequence MALTNLLLFLLIHSTVIPARAALPGTWELLVPNAGIASMHTAVTRFNTVVLLDRTNIGPSRIRLPPHHCRSDKNDPVLKTDCYAHSVLLDLETNSLRPLTILTDTWCSSGQFLPDGSLIQTGGDLDGFRKFRKFVPCNSSSLCDWEELEHVQLSQGRWYATNQILPDGSVIIVGGRTAQSVEFFPPRKGGAVHFPFLGEVEDKQLDNLYPYVHLLPNGHLFVFANNKAVMYDYKVNSIVKQFPELEGGPRNYPSAGSSVMLALTGDYSSATVVVCGGAQFGAYLQRITDSPAVGSCGRIEATGLEPVWEMEDMPFGRIMGDMVMLPTGEIVVINGAQAGTQGFEMASDPCLYPVLYRPSEPAGLRFMTLNPGTVPRMYHSTANLLPDGRVLLAGSNPHYFYKYRGPFPTELSIEAFSPEYLSADRANLRPVLVELPEKVGYRQAFEAAITVELPVVGVVEVNFASAPFSTHSFSQGQRLVKLPVTSAIPDGTGKYRIGCTAPPNAMVAPPGYYMVFAVNQGVPSVARVRQRKPYSSSLFSGFLHGRRLREASESEAASGRLPLLPSPP; translated from the exons ATGGCTCTAACGAAccttcttctctttcttcttatCCATTCCACTGTAATCCCCGCACGCGCCGCCCTGCCCGGAACGTGGGAACTCCTCGTCCCCAATGCCGGCATAGCTTCCATGCACACCGCCGTCACCCGCTTCAACACAGTCGTCCTCCTCGACCGCACCAACATCGGCCCTTCCCGGATTCGACTCCCGCCTCACCACTGTCGAAGTGACAAAAACGACCCCGTTTTGAAGACGGACTGTTATGCTCACTCTGTTCTCCTCGACCTTGAGACTAACTCCCTCCGCCCGCTCACGATCCTCACCGACACGTGGTGCTCATCCGGCCAGTTCCTCCCCGACGGTTCCCTCATCCAAACCGGCGGCGATCTCGACGGTTTCCGCAAATTCCGGAAGTTCGTTCCGTGTAACTCCTCTTCCCTCTGTGATTGGGAAGAGCTTGAGCACGTTCAGCTCTCTCAAGGCCGCTGGTACGCCACCAATCAGATATTACCCGACGGTTCCGTGATTATCGTCGGCGGTAGAACCGCCCAAAGCGTGGAGTTCTTTCCGCCGAGAAAAGGCGGCGCTGTACATTTTCCGTTTCTCGGTGAAGTTGAAGACAAGCAATTGGACAATCTGTATCCTTACGTTCATTTATTGCCTAATGGCCATCTTTTCGTCTTTGCTAATAATAAGGCCGTTATGTACGATTATAAGGTGAATTCTATAGTGAAACAGTTTCCGGAGCTCGAGGGCGGCCCTCGGAACTATCCGTCGGCTGGATCGTCGGTGATGCTAGCCCTAACAGGGGACTATTCGTCGGCCACTGTAGTCGTATGTGGCGGAGCGCAATTCGGAGCTTATTTACAGAGAATTACGGATAGTCCGGCGGTTGGGAGCTGCGGCCGGATTGAGGCGACCGGTTTAGAGCCGGTTTGGGAGATGGAGGATATGCCGTTCGGAAGGATCATGGGAGATATGGTGATGCTTCCTACCGGAGAAATTGTGGTTATAAATGGAGCTCAGGCCGGGACTCAAGGTTTCGAAATGGCATCCGACCCGTGTTTATACCCGGTTCTTTACAGACCTAGCGAACCGGCGGGGCTCCGGTTCATGACTTTGAATCCGGGTACGGTGCCCCGGATGTATCATTCCACTGCCAATTTATTGCCGGACGGTAGGGTTTTACTGGCCGGGAGTAATCCGCATTACTTCTACAAATACAGAGGCCCATTTCCAACAGAGCTGTCAATCGAAGCGTTTTCGCCGGAGTATTTGTCGGCTGACAGGGCTAACCTTCGGCCTGTTCTAGTGGAGTTGCCGGAAAAAGTTGGGTACCGGCAGGCTTTCGAGGCGGCGATCACGGTGGAGCTGCCGGTAGTCGGGGTGGTAGAGGTTAATTTCGCCAGCgccccattctccacccactcgTTTTCTCAAGGCCAGAGGCTGGTAAAGCTACCGGTGACGAGTGCTATCCCTGACGGCACCGGGAAATACCGTATAGGTTGTACCGCACCGCCGAATGCAATGGTGGCGCCGCCGGGTTATTACATGGTTTTCGCTGTAAACCAAGGGGTCCCGAGCGTCGCACG GGTAAGACAACGAAAACCCTATTCAAGTTCTCTCTTCTCTGGTTTTCTTCACGGCCGCCGCCTCCGTGAAGCAAGCGAATCGGAGGCGGCGTCCGGTCGTCTTCCCTTGCTGCCATCTCCACCTTAG
- the LOC116029324 gene encoding aldehyde oxidase GLOX isoform X3, with protein sequence MALTNLLLFLLIHSTVIPARAALPGTWELLVPNAGIASMHTAVTRFNTVVLLDRTNIGPSRIRLPPHHCRSDKNDPVLKTDCYAHSVLLDLETNSLRPLTILTDTWCSSGQFLPDGSLIQTGGDLDGFRKFRKFVPCNSSSLCDWEELEHVQLSQGRWYATNQILPDGSVIIVGGRTAQSVEFFPPRKGGAVHFPFLGEVEDKQLDNLYPYVHLLPNGHLFVFANNKAVMYDYKVNSIVKQFPELEGGPRNYPSAGSSVMLALTGDYSSATVVVCGGAQFGAYLQRITDSPAVGSCGRIEATGLEPVWEMEDMPFGRIMGDMVMLPTGEIVVINGAQAGTQGFEMASDPCLYPVLYRPSEPAGLRFMTLNPGTVPRMYHSTANLLPDGRVLLAGSNPHYFYKYRGPFPTELSIEAFSPEYLSADRANLRPVLVELPEKVGYRQAFEAAITVELPVVGVVEVNFASAPFSTHSFSQGQRLVKLPVTSAIPDGTGKYRIGCTAPPNAMVAPPGYYMVFAVNQGVPSVARSARWR encoded by the coding sequence ATGGCTCTAACGAAccttcttctctttcttcttatCCATTCCACTGTAATCCCCGCACGCGCCGCCCTGCCCGGAACGTGGGAACTCCTCGTCCCCAATGCCGGCATAGCTTCCATGCACACCGCCGTCACCCGCTTCAACACAGTCGTCCTCCTCGACCGCACCAACATCGGCCCTTCCCGGATTCGACTCCCGCCTCACCACTGTCGAAGTGACAAAAACGACCCCGTTTTGAAGACGGACTGTTATGCTCACTCTGTTCTCCTCGACCTTGAGACTAACTCCCTCCGCCCGCTCACGATCCTCACCGACACGTGGTGCTCATCCGGCCAGTTCCTCCCCGACGGTTCCCTCATCCAAACCGGCGGCGATCTCGACGGTTTCCGCAAATTCCGGAAGTTCGTTCCGTGTAACTCCTCTTCCCTCTGTGATTGGGAAGAGCTTGAGCACGTTCAGCTCTCTCAAGGCCGCTGGTACGCCACCAATCAGATATTACCCGACGGTTCCGTGATTATCGTCGGCGGTAGAACCGCCCAAAGCGTGGAGTTCTTTCCGCCGAGAAAAGGCGGCGCTGTACATTTTCCGTTTCTCGGTGAAGTTGAAGACAAGCAATTGGACAATCTGTATCCTTACGTTCATTTATTGCCTAATGGCCATCTTTTCGTCTTTGCTAATAATAAGGCCGTTATGTACGATTATAAGGTGAATTCTATAGTGAAACAGTTTCCGGAGCTCGAGGGCGGCCCTCGGAACTATCCGTCGGCTGGATCGTCGGTGATGCTAGCCCTAACAGGGGACTATTCGTCGGCCACTGTAGTCGTATGTGGCGGAGCGCAATTCGGAGCTTATTTACAGAGAATTACGGATAGTCCGGCGGTTGGGAGCTGCGGCCGGATTGAGGCGACCGGTTTAGAGCCGGTTTGGGAGATGGAGGATATGCCGTTCGGAAGGATCATGGGAGATATGGTGATGCTTCCTACCGGAGAAATTGTGGTTATAAATGGAGCTCAGGCCGGGACTCAAGGTTTCGAAATGGCATCCGACCCGTGTTTATACCCGGTTCTTTACAGACCTAGCGAACCGGCGGGGCTCCGGTTCATGACTTTGAATCCGGGTACGGTGCCCCGGATGTATCATTCCACTGCCAATTTATTGCCGGACGGTAGGGTTTTACTGGCCGGGAGTAATCCGCATTACTTCTACAAATACAGAGGCCCATTTCCAACAGAGCTGTCAATCGAAGCGTTTTCGCCGGAGTATTTGTCGGCTGACAGGGCTAACCTTCGGCCTGTTCTAGTGGAGTTGCCGGAAAAAGTTGGGTACCGGCAGGCTTTCGAGGCGGCGATCACGGTGGAGCTGCCGGTAGTCGGGGTGGTAGAGGTTAATTTCGCCAGCgccccattctccacccactcgTTTTCTCAAGGCCAGAGGCTGGTAAAGCTACCGGTGACGAGTGCTATCCCTGACGGCACCGGGAAATACCGTATAGGTTGTACCGCACCGCCGAATGCAATGGTGGCGCCGCCGGGTTATTACATGGTTTTCGCTGTAAACCAAGGGGTCCCGAGCGTCGCACG
- the LOC116029324 gene encoding aldehyde oxidase GLOX isoform X2, whose amino-acid sequence MALTNLLLFLLIHSTVIPARAALPGTWELLVPNAGIASMHTAVTRFNTVVLLDRTNIGPSRIRLPPHHCRSDKNDPVLKTDCYAHSVLLDLETNSLRPLTILTDTWCSSGQFLPDGSLIQTGGDLDGFRKFRKFVPCNSSSLCDWEELEHVQLSQGRWYATNQILPDGSVIIVGGRTAQSVEFFPPRKGGAVHFPFLGEVEDKQLDNLYPYVHLLPNGHLFVFANNKAVMYDYKVNSIVKQFPELEGGPRNYPSAGSSVMLALTGDYSSATVVVCGGAQFGAYLQRITDSPAVGSCGRIEATGLEPVWEMEDMPFGRIMGDMVMLPTGEIVVINGAQAGTQGFEMASDPCLYPVLYRPSEPAGLRFMTLNPGTVPRMYHSTANLLPDGRVLLAGSNPHYFYKYRGPFPTELSIEAFSPEYLSADRANLRPVLVELPEKVGYRQAFEAAITVELPVVGVVEVNFASAPFSTHSFSQGQRLVKLPVTSAIPDGTGKYRIGCTAPPNAMVAPPGYYMVFAVNQGVPSVARWVQLSA is encoded by the coding sequence ATGGCTCTAACGAAccttcttctctttcttcttatCCATTCCACTGTAATCCCCGCACGCGCCGCCCTGCCCGGAACGTGGGAACTCCTCGTCCCCAATGCCGGCATAGCTTCCATGCACACCGCCGTCACCCGCTTCAACACAGTCGTCCTCCTCGACCGCACCAACATCGGCCCTTCCCGGATTCGACTCCCGCCTCACCACTGTCGAAGTGACAAAAACGACCCCGTTTTGAAGACGGACTGTTATGCTCACTCTGTTCTCCTCGACCTTGAGACTAACTCCCTCCGCCCGCTCACGATCCTCACCGACACGTGGTGCTCATCCGGCCAGTTCCTCCCCGACGGTTCCCTCATCCAAACCGGCGGCGATCTCGACGGTTTCCGCAAATTCCGGAAGTTCGTTCCGTGTAACTCCTCTTCCCTCTGTGATTGGGAAGAGCTTGAGCACGTTCAGCTCTCTCAAGGCCGCTGGTACGCCACCAATCAGATATTACCCGACGGTTCCGTGATTATCGTCGGCGGTAGAACCGCCCAAAGCGTGGAGTTCTTTCCGCCGAGAAAAGGCGGCGCTGTACATTTTCCGTTTCTCGGTGAAGTTGAAGACAAGCAATTGGACAATCTGTATCCTTACGTTCATTTATTGCCTAATGGCCATCTTTTCGTCTTTGCTAATAATAAGGCCGTTATGTACGATTATAAGGTGAATTCTATAGTGAAACAGTTTCCGGAGCTCGAGGGCGGCCCTCGGAACTATCCGTCGGCTGGATCGTCGGTGATGCTAGCCCTAACAGGGGACTATTCGTCGGCCACTGTAGTCGTATGTGGCGGAGCGCAATTCGGAGCTTATTTACAGAGAATTACGGATAGTCCGGCGGTTGGGAGCTGCGGCCGGATTGAGGCGACCGGTTTAGAGCCGGTTTGGGAGATGGAGGATATGCCGTTCGGAAGGATCATGGGAGATATGGTGATGCTTCCTACCGGAGAAATTGTGGTTATAAATGGAGCTCAGGCCGGGACTCAAGGTTTCGAAATGGCATCCGACCCGTGTTTATACCCGGTTCTTTACAGACCTAGCGAACCGGCGGGGCTCCGGTTCATGACTTTGAATCCGGGTACGGTGCCCCGGATGTATCATTCCACTGCCAATTTATTGCCGGACGGTAGGGTTTTACTGGCCGGGAGTAATCCGCATTACTTCTACAAATACAGAGGCCCATTTCCAACAGAGCTGTCAATCGAAGCGTTTTCGCCGGAGTATTTGTCGGCTGACAGGGCTAACCTTCGGCCTGTTCTAGTGGAGTTGCCGGAAAAAGTTGGGTACCGGCAGGCTTTCGAGGCGGCGATCACGGTGGAGCTGCCGGTAGTCGGGGTGGTAGAGGTTAATTTCGCCAGCgccccattctccacccactcgTTTTCTCAAGGCCAGAGGCTGGTAAAGCTACCGGTGACGAGTGCTATCCCTGACGGCACCGGGAAATACCGTATAGGTTGTACCGCACCGCCGAATGCAATGGTGGCGCCGCCGGGTTATTACATGGTTTTCGCTGTAAACCAAGGGGTCCCGAGCGTCGCACGGTGGGTCCAACTAAGTGCTTAA
- the LOC116029325 gene encoding uncharacterized protein LOC116029325: MAVLQSSFAMKPIQQSLSSSVSLSSPASLFLDTKFSQLRLTPATTANVPFKTTTIRMGGGPRTYPGGVSKWQWKRMQMKKSKQLLKARLARERQIYEMRKRAELKAAISELERPWEVVEKAPTLFSVSADEQLKVLADRFQRPGGFDMWSDKDGPELLKSETDLPSARFFPKGVVHSIKPYGKVENISDDESEDNRTLGKNKTSFEWDTVKANSLNRERNVSHSGEQNLKGMPYNNRNDKVMKNNFRKGNRRKYNPNLERLSSDKVGVRLNDGNNRGRVNSANEFRRQNGRTKYNHSKSAVFDMSLQSDGSYEFQAEN, encoded by the coding sequence ATGGCGGTCCTTCAGTCATCTTTCGCCATGAAACCAATCCAACAATCCCTTTCATCATCCGTATCTCTTTCTTCTCCCGCAAGCCTATTCCTCGACACCAAATTCTCTCAACTCAGACTGACCCCAGCAACCACCGCCAATGTCCCCTTCAAAACGACGACGATTCGGATGGGTGGAGGCCCCAGGACCTATCCAGGAGGGGTTTCCAAGTGGCAATGGAAGCGTATGCAAATGAAGAAGTCCAAGCAGCTCCTTAAAGCCCGGCTGGCGCGTGAGCGCCAGATATACGAGATGCGCAAACGCGCCGAGCTCAAAGCCGCAATCTCCGAGCTCGAGAGGCCATGGGAGGTGGTTGAGAAGGCCCCCACTTTGTTCTCCGTCAGCGCCGATGAACAATTGAAGGTATTGGCGGACCGGTTCCAGAGGCCGGGAGGGTTTGATATGTGGTCCGACAAAGACGGACCCGAATTGCTCAAATCCGAAACCGATCTCCCCTCAGCTAGGTTTTTCCCCAAAGGCGTTGTTCATAGCATTAAACCTTATGGAAAAGTTGAGAATATCAGTGATGATGAGAGTGAAGATAATAGGACATTAGGAAAGAACAAAACCAGCTTCGAATGGGACACGGTCAAGGCTAATTCTTTGAACAGGGAAAGAAATGTTTCTCATTCAGGTGAGCAGAATTTGAAGGGAATGCCTTACAACAATAGAAATGATAAGGTTATGAAGAATAATTTCAGGAAAGGGAACCGGAGGAAGTATAACCCTAACTTGGAGAGATTGAGTTCTGATAAAGTTGGAGTAAGGTTAAATGATGGGAACAATCGCGGACGAGTTAATAGTGCAAACGAATTTAGAAGACAAAATGGGAGAACAAAATATAATCATTCCAAATCTGCAGTGTTTGATATGAGTCTGCAGAGTGATGGAAGTTATGAGTTTCAAGCAGAGAATTGA